One genomic window of Maribacter aquivivus includes the following:
- the serS gene encoding serine--tRNA ligase: MLQIQTIRDNQEDIILALGKRNIDAQPLIEKVLQLDENRRAAQTSLDNILAESNKISKEIGVLYKTGKAQEANSLKEQTVKLKEESKKLGEDLNLAEEELQTLLYQLPNAPHASVKKGSTEEDNEEIFSEGDIPKLVEGALPHWELAKKYDIIDFELGVKIAGAGFPVYKGKGARLQRALIAYFLDKNTEAGYTEIQVPHLVNELSGYGTGQLPDKEGQMYHVTADDLYLIPTAEVPVTNIFRDVIVNESDFPITYTGYTPCFRREAGSYGAHVRGLNRLHQFDKVEIVRVEHPSKSYDALDGMVEHIKNILRELKLPYRILRLCGGDLGFTAALTFDFEVFSTAQDRWLEISSVSNFETYQANRLKLRFKDESGKNQLAHTLNGSSLALPRVLAGILENYQTADGIKIPDVLVPYCGFDMID; the protein is encoded by the coding sequence ATGTTACAAATACAGACCATTAGAGATAATCAAGAAGATATTATCCTTGCCCTTGGAAAAAGAAATATTGATGCACAACCCTTAATTGAAAAAGTGCTTCAATTAGATGAAAACAGACGTGCTGCCCAAACAAGTTTGGACAACATTTTGGCAGAGTCAAATAAAATTTCCAAAGAAATTGGTGTGTTGTACAAAACAGGAAAAGCTCAAGAAGCAAATTCCTTAAAAGAACAAACGGTAAAACTAAAGGAAGAATCCAAAAAATTAGGTGAAGATTTAAACTTAGCAGAAGAAGAGTTACAAACACTACTTTACCAATTACCAAATGCACCGCATGCTTCTGTTAAAAAAGGTTCGACTGAAGAAGATAATGAAGAAATATTCAGCGAAGGCGATATTCCTAAATTGGTTGAAGGTGCCCTACCGCATTGGGAGCTGGCGAAGAAATATGATATTATAGATTTTGAATTAGGTGTTAAAATTGCAGGCGCAGGTTTTCCTGTGTATAAAGGTAAAGGTGCCCGTTTACAACGTGCTTTAATTGCCTATTTCTTAGATAAAAATACCGAAGCTGGTTATACTGAAATTCAAGTTCCGCATTTGGTAAACGAACTTTCAGGTTATGGCACAGGTCAATTGCCAGACAAGGAAGGTCAAATGTACCATGTAACGGCAGATGATCTTTATTTAATACCAACTGCAGAAGTTCCGGTTACAAATATTTTTAGAGATGTTATTGTAAATGAAAGTGATTTTCCTATTACATATACGGGGTATACTCCATGTTTTAGAAGAGAAGCAGGTAGTTATGGCGCACATGTACGTGGTCTAAACCGCTTACACCAATTCGATAAAGTTGAAATTGTACGTGTAGAGCATCCTTCAAAATCATATGATGCCTTAGATGGTATGGTTGAGCATATAAAAAATATTCTACGAGAATTAAAATTGCCATACCGAATTCTAAGACTATGTGGTGGTGATTTAGGCTTTACAGCTGCACTTACGTTTGACTTTGAAGTGTTCTCAACTGCACAAGACAGATGGTTAGAAATTAGCTCTGTTTCAAATTTTGAAACATACCAGGCTAATAGACTAAAACTACGTTTTAAAGATGAAAGCGGAAAGAATCAACTAGCTCATACATTAAATGGAAGCTCTTTAGCATTACCTCGTGTTTTAGCTGGTATTCTAGAAAACTACCAAACTGCAGACGGAATTAAAATTCCAGATGTATTAGTACCTTATTGTGGTTTTGATATGATTGATTAA
- a CDS encoding HTTM domain-containing protein encodes MLNRLLFQRIDNSPLIIFRIFFGILVSLECFGAIATGWVKRNLITPEYKFPFIDFEFLQPLPGYGMYFYFCTMGLLGLCIAIGFKYRASIISFTVLWTATYLMQKTAYNNHYYLLILISLLMCFFPAERSRSYDVKMKPELEINAMYAYVKWAVVLQLFIVYVYASIAKMYGDWLDFSTIAVLMNSKKNYWLVGDILQEPWIHSIIGSVGILFDLLIVPALLWKPTRKAAFFISLFFHLFNSIIFQIGIFPYLSIAFSVFFFEPETIRKIFFKSKKPFTPSKLIVPTHKNALLLGFSVYFIIQLLLPIRHYAIDGDVLWTEEGHRMSWRMMLRSRRGKGTFKVVDNVTKEEFIIDPKKYITLGQQRKVFAYPDFAWQFAQYLKKEFEQNDRDISVYLENSKISINRKPYKPFIDAKTDLAAEIWHQTEHHTWILQSDNKIKN; translated from the coding sequence ATGCTCAATAGGTTATTATTTCAACGAATAGATAATAGCCCGTTAATCATCTTTCGTATATTTTTCGGTATACTCGTCTCATTAGAATGTTTTGGCGCTATTGCTACGGGCTGGGTAAAGCGGAATCTAATCACTCCCGAATACAAATTTCCTTTCATTGATTTTGAATTTCTACAACCATTACCTGGCTATGGCATGTATTTTTACTTCTGCACAATGGGCTTACTTGGGTTATGCATTGCTATAGGATTCAAATATAGAGCAAGTATCATTTCATTTACCGTGCTGTGGACTGCAACGTATTTGATGCAAAAAACGGCTTATAACAATCATTACTACTTACTTATATTAATATCATTACTTATGTGCTTTTTCCCTGCAGAGAGAAGTCGTTCATATGATGTAAAAATGAAACCTGAACTAGAAATCAATGCTATGTATGCCTATGTAAAATGGGCTGTTGTGCTACAATTGTTTATAGTTTACGTTTACGCCTCAATTGCCAAAATGTACGGTGATTGGCTTGATTTTAGCACAATAGCCGTATTAATGAATTCTAAAAAGAATTACTGGCTAGTTGGCGATATTTTACAAGAACCATGGATACATAGTATAATTGGATCAGTTGGTATTCTGTTTGATTTACTCATTGTGCCAGCTTTACTTTGGAAACCAACAAGAAAAGCGGCTTTCTTTATTTCATTATTCTTTCACTTATTTAATTCCATTATATTTCAAATTGGTATTTTCCCATACTTATCGATTGCTTTTAGTGTCTTCTTTTTTGAACCAGAAACTATTCGTAAGATATTTTTCAAATCTAAGAAGCCGTTTACCCCGTCAAAACTCATAGTTCCAACACACAAAAACGCCCTTCTATTAGGCTTTTCTGTATATTTTATTATTCAATTACTACTTCCCATTCGTCATTACGCTATTGATGGTGATGTGCTTTGGACAGAAGAGGGACACCGAATGAGCTGGAGAATGATGTTACGTAGCAGACGTGGCAAAGGCACTTTTAAGGTAGTCGACAATGTTACGAAAGAGGAATTTATAATTGACCCGAAAAAGTATATTACTCTTGGTCAACAACGTAAAGTATTCGCCTACCCAGATTTTGCATGGCAGTTTGCCCAATATTTAAAAAAAGAGTTCGAGCAAAATGACAGAGACATTTCAGTTTACCTAGAAAACTCTAAAATTAGCATCAACCGTAAACCATATAAACCCTTTATAGACGCCAAAACTGATCTAGCGGCAGAGATTTGGCACCAAACAGAACATCATACTTGGATTCTACAATCTGATAATAAAATTAAAAATTAG
- a CDS encoding bifunctional riboflavin kinase/FAD synthetase produces the protein MITVRNISKYKEEYPTVITIGTFDGVHIGHLKILSKIINHAKSTELKSSVLTFFPHPRMVLQKDANIKLLNTIDEKIHILEKLGLDVLIIHPFTKDFSRLTAIEFVRDMLVNTLHIKKVIIGYDHRFGRNRNANITDLITFGNTYDFAVEEIPAQEIDDVSVSSTKIRKALEDGDIETANSYLGYEYMLTGTIIKGKGIGKQLGYPTANLAIAEDYKLIPKNGAYVVNSILNGVVVYGMMNIGYNPTVNGTEKSIEINFFNFDADLYDQKIQVNILVRLRDEHKFESIDALKAQLAKDKEKSLHYIKK, from the coding sequence GTGATTACAGTCCGCAACATTTCTAAATATAAAGAAGAATATCCTACGGTCATTACCATAGGCACCTTTGATGGTGTACATATAGGTCACCTTAAAATACTTAGTAAAATCATAAATCATGCCAAAAGTACCGAATTAAAATCTTCGGTTCTTACGTTTTTTCCGCATCCAAGAATGGTCTTACAAAAAGATGCGAATATAAAACTGCTAAATACCATAGACGAAAAGATTCATATTTTAGAAAAACTTGGTCTAGACGTACTTATTATACACCCTTTCACCAAAGATTTTTCTCGACTTACGGCTATTGAGTTCGTACGAGATATGCTTGTAAACACCTTACATATAAAAAAGGTAATTATTGGGTATGACCATAGATTTGGACGAAATAGAAATGCCAACATAACAGATTTAATCACTTTTGGCAACACGTATGACTTTGCGGTAGAAGAAATTCCTGCTCAAGAAATCGATGATGTATCTGTAAGTTCTACCAAGATCAGAAAAGCATTAGAAGATGGCGATATTGAAACCGCTAACAGTTACTTAGGGTATGAATATATGCTTACCGGTACAATTATAAAAGGCAAGGGCATTGGCAAACAACTGGGGTACCCAACGGCAAACCTTGCTATAGCTGAAGATTACAAGCTGATTCCTAAAAATGGTGCTTACGTTGTAAATAGCATTTTAAATGGTGTAGTTGTTTACGGCATGATGAATATTGGCTATAACCCAACCGTAAATGGCACAGAGAAATCGATAGAAATTAATTTTTTCAATTTTGATGCCGATTTATATGATCAAAAAATTCAGGTTAATATTTTGGTTCGCTTAAGAGATGAACATAAATTTGAATCTATTGATGCTCTAAAAGCTCAACTAGCCAAAGACAAAGAAAAATCGCTACACTATATTAAAAAGTAA